From a region of the Betta splendens chromosome 5, fBetSpl5.4, whole genome shotgun sequence genome:
- the LOC114855721 gene encoding RNA-binding protein 6 isoform X1, which translates to MWGGPGPGPRGGPAFRGDHHGEMFGGRKRPMPDHRGRDGMNMGYMGPRPLDLPPMDIRRMDMPPMRGRDMDPRDMRGRDFFRPGPEGDFGLRRPYEGNIRDKMINSPGFPGPGRNLDMGGRGMPPFDMRERESGHYDMPQFNSPNMDGRRGFPMDRMERNDGFRDMRERPPMNPGATNHFDMDLPVREKRMMDTDRRGGPPFNQRGGFNSDMDFRNRSGLSGEFRGRDRSPLRFGNSDVPPVDRARSDMAPEVAGPQRSKFIGAKETLKESPFPESSNSPLMDYRSGEEMTLVEEWKNRQKDQNTFLNVGKGMGSVPEPSFPVGFTRDTNVRDLPPFQDRDRPSNEFSGKDVGFSHGDSFPGINRPAIGIKGPQGHPLPEQSPLNGPLGRGNESKHWLGERDLKHSQNKSHSDERPPYHQDKNQSSHKASDPNDCLKEAKDISHGQETAGAKMEVEQNFQSSATIQARDQDYRDIDYRTGSGRVFDYKHDLQPPKELIMESKPISPTKFTQSGCQDQDYRSASVEGNKVSNTLSVTGIPKNATMEQILGAFAVRDDVPVQGVKIKRVVPGYSYDTAYVEFLNLEDAVHFMESNKASIKVGTKTATMRFIQPNEFERGLCELDHKVPEHQEPQLPRPDEPLELLKMDLNGSKPKSPGCPLPHGQWQRSSDLTPEAWQQQVDQQLQQQETEQQAESGTNRNLPLHTAIKPDIIFKDSKTMIIKNVKPTTTVEAILKALDPFAYLDERNVRLVKAKPPGLKCFCFVDMDSHEQVTRLVELLNKPKPLYIDGSRVYAEIAKPLKNQNFRREFDKQNTSILGFAPDAFSGQYPQPPQYLDPMHPPICPPPVMQGDLMAGSSPSMSLDPSFGQGLGYCEAPPVDPSFFAGGPHVPSESSEMTTSADGSQGFIYGADTPDMTNYLYDATSGFFYDPETTLYYDPGSRYFYNSQTQEYMYWDAVSKNYIPVPGGNPSETHSVTMTAEDQAILSNPAADAPLEMKKPSLADHTAEAPPPFHTSANAGLESVSGSSEKKEDDDPLKRDKEKDNKDDKPKSLAAVKIMKDMERWAKIQNRQKDSVRAPSPLLRTGVDDDKRQSKSADAGFAIFERKISGGEDLFKKPIAPPKKDEKSKRPMGSLGLLASDYAAGSDEEVEEDKEETAKSSQSSQPEEKDDKLTDWKKMACLLCRRQFPNKDALIRHQQLSDLHKQNMEIHLKIKRSKKELEALENQEKELSAKATSRSPEQKRRKHHQQPQNLNTWAGSSRETSKVSDRPGLGAEPVPQRKKKEPVVWDHTTYKQAVRKAMFARFKELE; encoded by the exons ATGTGGGGTGGACCAGGGCCAGGACCACGGGGAGGACCAGCCTTTCG TGGTGATCATCATGGGGAAATGTTTGGAGGAAGGAAGCGACCCATGCCTGATCATAGAGGTAGAGATGGCATGAACATGGGTTATATGGGTCCAAGACCTCTAGATCTACCACCTATGGACATCAGGAGAATGGATATGCCACCAATGAGAGGGCGTGATATGGATCCGCGTGATATGCGAGGTAGAGATTTCTTCAGACCTGGACCAGAAGGCGACTTTGGTCTTAGAAGACCGTATGAGGGTAACATCAGAGACAAAATGATTAATTCTCCTGGTTTTCCGGGACCAGGCAGGAACTTGGATATGGGTGGGAGGGGCATGCCACCATTTGATATGAGAGAGAGGGAATCGGGTCATTATGACATGCCACAATTCAACAGTCCCAATATGGACGGAAGAAGAGGGTTCCCTATGGACAGAATGGAGCGAAATGATGGATTTAGGGACATGCGTGAAAGGCCTCCCATGAACCCTGGTGCCACTAATCATTTCGATATGGACTTGCCTGTGCGGGAAAAGAGGATGATGGACACTGACAGAAGAGGAGGGCCGCCCTTTAATCAAAGAGGTGGATTTAATTCTGATATGGATTTCAGAAATCGCTCTGGACTGTCAGGGGAATTTAGGGGTAGAGATCGTTCTCCCCTAAGGTTTGGAAACAGCGATGTTCCTCCTGTGGATCGAGCAAGGTCAGACATGGCTCCAGAGGTTGCAGGTCCACAAAGATCAAAGTTTATAGGTGCGAAAGAAACCCTCAAAGAGAGTCCATTTCCAGAGTCAAGTAACAGTCCGCTTATGGATTATCGGAGTGGTGAAGAGATGACTCTAGTAGAAGAATGGAAAAACCGTCAAAAGGACCAGAATACTTTCTTAAATGTTGGCAAAGGTATGGGAAGTGTACCTGAACCTAGCTTCCCTGTAGGTTTTACCAGGGATACGAATGTTAGAGATCTACCACCATTTCAGGATAGGGATAGGCCCTCTAATGAATTTTCAGGGAAGGATGTTGGATTTAGCCATGGTGACAGCTTTCCTGGTATTAATCGACCAGCTATTGGCATTAAAGGTCCACAAGGCCATCCACTCCCTGAACAGAGTCCACTAAATGGTCCTCTTGGTAGAGGAAATGAGAGTAAACATTGGCTTGGAGAAAGGGATTTGAAGCATAGTCAGAACAAATCGCATAGTGATGAAAGGCCTCCTTACCATCAAGATAAGAATCAGTCGTCGCATAAGGCTTCTGACCCGAATGATTGTCTTAAAGAAGCGAAAGACATCTCACATGGTCAAGAAACTGCTGGGGCAAAGATGGAAGTGGAACAGAATTTCCAAAGCAGTGCCACTATACAGGCGAGAGATCAAGACTACAGGGACATTGATTACAGAACAGGCTCTGGAAGGGTTTTTGATTACAAACACGATCTTCAACCACCAAAGGAACTCATCATGGAGTCCAAACCCATCTCTCCTACAAAATTTACTCAATCTGGTTGTCAG GATCAAGACTACCGAAGTGCATCTGTGGAGGGCAACAAAGTTTCCAACACATTATCCGTAACTGGGATTCCAAAAAATGCTACAATGGAACAG ATTCTTGGTGCCTTTGCAGTCCGCGATGATGTGCCAGTGCAGGGGGTGAAAATAAAAAGGGTTGTTCCAG GTTACAGCTACGATACGGCCTATGTGGAGTTTTTAAACCTCGAGGATGCAGTCCACTTCATGGAGTCCAACAAG GCATCCATAAAGGTTGGCACTAAAACTGCTACTATGAGATTCATCCAGCCAAATGAGTTTGAAAGAGGTCTTTGT GAATTGGATCACAAAGTACCTGAACACCAGGAACCTCAGTTGCCTCGACCAGATGAACCTTTAGAACTGTTAAAGATGGACCTGAATGGGTCCAAACCAAAAAGCCCTGGGTGCCCCTTGCCACACGGCCAGTGGCAGCGCAGCTCTGACCTGACCCCTGAGGcttggcagcagcaggttgaccAGCAGCTCCAACAGCAGGAAACCGAGCAGCAGGCGGAGTCTGGGACAAACCGCAACCTGCCTCTTCACACAGCGATTAAACCTGACATCATTTTTAAAGACAGTAAAA ccatgataataaaaaatgtgaagCCCACTACTACAGTAGAGGCTATACTGAAGGCCTTGGATCCTTTTGCATATCTGGATGAGAGAAATGTCCGCCTAGTCAAGGCCAAGCCCCCTGGACTTAAGTGCTTCTGCTTTGTTGACATGGACTCCCATGAG CAAGTGACACGTCTGGTTGAGCTCCTCAATAAACCCAAACCCCTTTATATTGATGGATCTAGAGTTTATGCTGAAATTGCAAAGCCCTTGAAGAACCAAAA TTTCAGAAGAGAGTTTGATAAACAAAACACTTCAATCCTTGGGTTTGCACCTGATGCTTTCTCTGGG CAGTacccacagcctccacagtACTTGGATCCGATGCATCCCCCTATTTGTCCACCCCCTGTCATGCAAG GGGATTTGATGGCCGGCAGTAGCCCCTCTATGTCATTAGACCCCAGCTTTGGCCAG GGACTTGGCTACTGTGAGGCTCCACCTGTGGATCCTTCGTTCTTCGCTGGTGGACCTCATGTACCCTCAGAGTCATCTGAGATGACCACCTCAGCAGACGGCTCACAGGGCTTCATCTATG GCGCTGATACTCCAGACATGACGAACTACCTGTACGATGCCACGTCTGGCTTCTTCTACGATCCCGAAACCACACTGTACTATGACCCTGGCTCTAGG TATTTCTACAACTCTCAGACCCAGGAATACATGTACTGGGATGCTGTATCAAAGAACTACATCCCAGTTCCTGGAGGGAACCCCTCTGAAACTCACTCTGTGACAATGACTGCTGAAGACCAGGCTATTCTGTCCAACCCAGCAGCAGATGCTCCTCTGGAAATGAAAAAGCCGTCACTAGCAGACCACACGGCTGAAGCTCCCCCACCATTTCACACATCTGCCAACGCTGGACTGGAGTCTGTCTCGGGTTCCTCCGAGAAGAAGGAAGATGATGATCCCCTTAAGAGGGACAAAGAGAAGGATAACAAAGACGATAAGCCAAAAAGCCTTGCGGCTGTCAAG ATTATGAAAGACATGGAACGCTGGGCAAAAATTCAGAATCGTCAAAAGGATAGTGTCCGTGCCCCATCACCCCTGCTGAGGACTGGAGTTGATGATGATAAGAGGCAGTCTAAGTCAGCGGATGCTGGGTTTGCTATTTTTGAGAGGAAG ATCTCAGGTGGAGAAGATCTTTTTAAAAAACCCATTGCTCCTCCTAAGAAAGATGAAAAGTCAAAG CGTCCAATGGGCTCTCTGGGTCTGCTGGCATCAGATTATGCAGCTGGAAGTGacgaagaggtggaggaggataaGGAGGAGACGGCTAAAAGCAGCCAGAGCAGCCAGCCTGAAGAAAAGGACGACAAGCTGACCGACTGGAAGAAGATGGCCTGTCTGCTGTGTAGGAGGCAGTTCCCCAACAAGGATGCTCTGATCCGCCATCAGCAGCTCTCTGACCTACACAAA CAAAATATGGAGATCCATCTTAAGATCAAGAGGTCAAAGAAAGAGCTGGAGGCTCTAGAGAACCAAGAAAAGGAA CTTAGTGCCAAAGCAACATCCAGGTCACCTgaacagaaaaggagaaagcACCATCAACAGCCGCAGAACCTCAACACTTGGGCTGGAAGCTCCAG GGAAACGAGCAAAGTCAGCGACAGGCCGGGTTTAGGGGCTGAGCCTGTCCCG CAGAGGAAAAAGAAGGAGCCTGTTGTTTGGGACCACACCACCTACAAGCAAGCGGTGCGAAAGGCCATGTTTGCACGGTTCAAGGAACTGGAGTGA
- the LOC114855721 gene encoding RNA-binding protein 6 isoform X2, with translation MWGGPGPGPRGGPAFRGDHHGEMFGGRKRPMPDHRGRDGMNMGYMGPRPLDLPPMDIRRMDMPPMRGRDMDPRDMRGRDFFRPGPEGDFGLRRPYEGNIRDKMINSPGFPGPGRNLDMGGRGMPPFDMRERESGHYDMPQFNSPNMDGRRGFPMDRMERNDGFRDMRERPPMNPGATNHFDMDLPVREKRMMDTDRRGGPPFNQRGGFNSDMDFRNRSGLSGEFRGRDRSPLRFGNSDVPPVDRARSDMAPEVAGPQRSKFIGAKETLKESPFPESSNSPLMDYRSGEEMTLVEEWKNRQKDQNTFLNVGKGMGSVPEPSFPVGFTRDTNVRDLPPFQDRDRPSNEFSGKDVGFSHGDSFPGINRPAIGIKGPQGHPLPEQSPLNGPLGRGNESKHWLGERDLKHSQNKSHSDERPPYHQDKNQSSHKASDPNDCLKEAKDISHGQETAGAKMEVEQNFQSSATIQARDQDYRDIDYRTGSGRVFDYKHDLQPPKELIMESKPISPTKFTQSGCQDQDYRSASVEGNKVSNTLSVTGIPKNATMEQILGAFAVRDDVPVQGVKIKRVVPGYSYDTAYVEFLNLEDAVHFMESNKASIKVGTKTATMRFIQPNEFERGLCELDHKVPEHQEPQLPRPDEPLELLKMDLNGSKPKSPGCPLPHGQWQRSSDLTPEAWQQQVDQQLQQQETEQQAESGTNRNLPLHTAIKPDIIFKDSKTMIIKNVKPTTTVEAILKALDPFAYLDERNVRLVKAKPPGLKCFCFVDMDSHEQVTRLVELLNKPKPLYIDGSRVYAEIAKPLKNQNFRREFDKQNTSILGFAPDAFSGQYPQPPQYLDPMHPPICPPPVMQGDLMAGSSPSMSLDPSFGQGLGYCEAPPVDPSFFAGGPHVPSESSEMTTSADGSQGFIYGADTPDMTNYLYDATSGFFYDPETTLYYDPGSRYFYNSQTQEYMYWDAVSKNYIPVPGGNPSETHSVTMTAEDQAILSNPAADAPLEMKKPSLADHTAEAPPPFHTSANAGLESVSGSSEKKEDDDPLKRDKEKDNKDDKPKSLAAVKIMKDMERWAKIQNRQKDSVRAPSPLLRTGVDDDKRQSKSADAGFAIFERKISGGEDLFKKPIAPPKKDEKSKRPMGSLGLLASDYAAGSDEEVEEDKEETAKSSQSSQPEEKDDKLTDWKKMACLLCRRQFPNKDALIRHQQLSDLHKQNMEIHLKIKRSKKELEALENQEKELSAKATSRSPEQKRRKHHQQPQNLNTWAGSSRETSKVSDRPGLGAEPVPRKKKEPVVWDHTTYKQAVRKAMFARFKELE, from the exons ATGTGGGGTGGACCAGGGCCAGGACCACGGGGAGGACCAGCCTTTCG TGGTGATCATCATGGGGAAATGTTTGGAGGAAGGAAGCGACCCATGCCTGATCATAGAGGTAGAGATGGCATGAACATGGGTTATATGGGTCCAAGACCTCTAGATCTACCACCTATGGACATCAGGAGAATGGATATGCCACCAATGAGAGGGCGTGATATGGATCCGCGTGATATGCGAGGTAGAGATTTCTTCAGACCTGGACCAGAAGGCGACTTTGGTCTTAGAAGACCGTATGAGGGTAACATCAGAGACAAAATGATTAATTCTCCTGGTTTTCCGGGACCAGGCAGGAACTTGGATATGGGTGGGAGGGGCATGCCACCATTTGATATGAGAGAGAGGGAATCGGGTCATTATGACATGCCACAATTCAACAGTCCCAATATGGACGGAAGAAGAGGGTTCCCTATGGACAGAATGGAGCGAAATGATGGATTTAGGGACATGCGTGAAAGGCCTCCCATGAACCCTGGTGCCACTAATCATTTCGATATGGACTTGCCTGTGCGGGAAAAGAGGATGATGGACACTGACAGAAGAGGAGGGCCGCCCTTTAATCAAAGAGGTGGATTTAATTCTGATATGGATTTCAGAAATCGCTCTGGACTGTCAGGGGAATTTAGGGGTAGAGATCGTTCTCCCCTAAGGTTTGGAAACAGCGATGTTCCTCCTGTGGATCGAGCAAGGTCAGACATGGCTCCAGAGGTTGCAGGTCCACAAAGATCAAAGTTTATAGGTGCGAAAGAAACCCTCAAAGAGAGTCCATTTCCAGAGTCAAGTAACAGTCCGCTTATGGATTATCGGAGTGGTGAAGAGATGACTCTAGTAGAAGAATGGAAAAACCGTCAAAAGGACCAGAATACTTTCTTAAATGTTGGCAAAGGTATGGGAAGTGTACCTGAACCTAGCTTCCCTGTAGGTTTTACCAGGGATACGAATGTTAGAGATCTACCACCATTTCAGGATAGGGATAGGCCCTCTAATGAATTTTCAGGGAAGGATGTTGGATTTAGCCATGGTGACAGCTTTCCTGGTATTAATCGACCAGCTATTGGCATTAAAGGTCCACAAGGCCATCCACTCCCTGAACAGAGTCCACTAAATGGTCCTCTTGGTAGAGGAAATGAGAGTAAACATTGGCTTGGAGAAAGGGATTTGAAGCATAGTCAGAACAAATCGCATAGTGATGAAAGGCCTCCTTACCATCAAGATAAGAATCAGTCGTCGCATAAGGCTTCTGACCCGAATGATTGTCTTAAAGAAGCGAAAGACATCTCACATGGTCAAGAAACTGCTGGGGCAAAGATGGAAGTGGAACAGAATTTCCAAAGCAGTGCCACTATACAGGCGAGAGATCAAGACTACAGGGACATTGATTACAGAACAGGCTCTGGAAGGGTTTTTGATTACAAACACGATCTTCAACCACCAAAGGAACTCATCATGGAGTCCAAACCCATCTCTCCTACAAAATTTACTCAATCTGGTTGTCAG GATCAAGACTACCGAAGTGCATCTGTGGAGGGCAACAAAGTTTCCAACACATTATCCGTAACTGGGATTCCAAAAAATGCTACAATGGAACAG ATTCTTGGTGCCTTTGCAGTCCGCGATGATGTGCCAGTGCAGGGGGTGAAAATAAAAAGGGTTGTTCCAG GTTACAGCTACGATACGGCCTATGTGGAGTTTTTAAACCTCGAGGATGCAGTCCACTTCATGGAGTCCAACAAG GCATCCATAAAGGTTGGCACTAAAACTGCTACTATGAGATTCATCCAGCCAAATGAGTTTGAAAGAGGTCTTTGT GAATTGGATCACAAAGTACCTGAACACCAGGAACCTCAGTTGCCTCGACCAGATGAACCTTTAGAACTGTTAAAGATGGACCTGAATGGGTCCAAACCAAAAAGCCCTGGGTGCCCCTTGCCACACGGCCAGTGGCAGCGCAGCTCTGACCTGACCCCTGAGGcttggcagcagcaggttgaccAGCAGCTCCAACAGCAGGAAACCGAGCAGCAGGCGGAGTCTGGGACAAACCGCAACCTGCCTCTTCACACAGCGATTAAACCTGACATCATTTTTAAAGACAGTAAAA ccatgataataaaaaatgtgaagCCCACTACTACAGTAGAGGCTATACTGAAGGCCTTGGATCCTTTTGCATATCTGGATGAGAGAAATGTCCGCCTAGTCAAGGCCAAGCCCCCTGGACTTAAGTGCTTCTGCTTTGTTGACATGGACTCCCATGAG CAAGTGACACGTCTGGTTGAGCTCCTCAATAAACCCAAACCCCTTTATATTGATGGATCTAGAGTTTATGCTGAAATTGCAAAGCCCTTGAAGAACCAAAA TTTCAGAAGAGAGTTTGATAAACAAAACACTTCAATCCTTGGGTTTGCACCTGATGCTTTCTCTGGG CAGTacccacagcctccacagtACTTGGATCCGATGCATCCCCCTATTTGTCCACCCCCTGTCATGCAAG GGGATTTGATGGCCGGCAGTAGCCCCTCTATGTCATTAGACCCCAGCTTTGGCCAG GGACTTGGCTACTGTGAGGCTCCACCTGTGGATCCTTCGTTCTTCGCTGGTGGACCTCATGTACCCTCAGAGTCATCTGAGATGACCACCTCAGCAGACGGCTCACAGGGCTTCATCTATG GCGCTGATACTCCAGACATGACGAACTACCTGTACGATGCCACGTCTGGCTTCTTCTACGATCCCGAAACCACACTGTACTATGACCCTGGCTCTAGG TATTTCTACAACTCTCAGACCCAGGAATACATGTACTGGGATGCTGTATCAAAGAACTACATCCCAGTTCCTGGAGGGAACCCCTCTGAAACTCACTCTGTGACAATGACTGCTGAAGACCAGGCTATTCTGTCCAACCCAGCAGCAGATGCTCCTCTGGAAATGAAAAAGCCGTCACTAGCAGACCACACGGCTGAAGCTCCCCCACCATTTCACACATCTGCCAACGCTGGACTGGAGTCTGTCTCGGGTTCCTCCGAGAAGAAGGAAGATGATGATCCCCTTAAGAGGGACAAAGAGAAGGATAACAAAGACGATAAGCCAAAAAGCCTTGCGGCTGTCAAG ATTATGAAAGACATGGAACGCTGGGCAAAAATTCAGAATCGTCAAAAGGATAGTGTCCGTGCCCCATCACCCCTGCTGAGGACTGGAGTTGATGATGATAAGAGGCAGTCTAAGTCAGCGGATGCTGGGTTTGCTATTTTTGAGAGGAAG ATCTCAGGTGGAGAAGATCTTTTTAAAAAACCCATTGCTCCTCCTAAGAAAGATGAAAAGTCAAAG CGTCCAATGGGCTCTCTGGGTCTGCTGGCATCAGATTATGCAGCTGGAAGTGacgaagaggtggaggaggataaGGAGGAGACGGCTAAAAGCAGCCAGAGCAGCCAGCCTGAAGAAAAGGACGACAAGCTGACCGACTGGAAGAAGATGGCCTGTCTGCTGTGTAGGAGGCAGTTCCCCAACAAGGATGCTCTGATCCGCCATCAGCAGCTCTCTGACCTACACAAA CAAAATATGGAGATCCATCTTAAGATCAAGAGGTCAAAGAAAGAGCTGGAGGCTCTAGAGAACCAAGAAAAGGAA CTTAGTGCCAAAGCAACATCCAGGTCACCTgaacagaaaaggagaaagcACCATCAACAGCCGCAGAACCTCAACACTTGGGCTGGAAGCTCCAG GGAAACGAGCAAAGTCAGCGACAGGCCGGGTTTAGGGGCTGAGCCTGTCCCG AGGAAAAAGAAGGAGCCTGTTGTTTGGGACCACACCACCTACAAGCAAGCGGTGCGAAAGGCCATGTTTGCACGGTTCAAGGAACTGGAGTGA